The following DNA comes from bacterium.
TAAAAATCGACTGGCTAAAGAGTGTTCAAAATTGGACAAAGTTTTTGAACAAGAATTAGCTGAAATTGGATTAGCTTCTGAGGTCGAATCATGGCCCGAATATTAAGAGGTGACATTGTATGGGCAAATTTAGATCCAGTAATTGGATCCGAACAATCTGGTACCCGACCCGTGCTTGTGATCAGCCAAGACGTTTTTAATGAAAGATCAGGAACGGTCATTGCTCTAGCTATTACAAGTCAACCTCAACGTGCTGGATTTCCCCTCACTTTTGCACTCTCATCAACAAAACTACCGAAAAAATCTTGGGTCAAAATCAGTCAAATTAGAACTCTCTCCGTTGAACGAGTAAAGAATAAAATTGATCGTATTGCTCCTGAAGAATTGAATGACATCATAGATGGATTAACCGAAATCGTTGGAAGTTGATATTCATGCTAACAACAGCCTGTAACGCATGCGCACTTTACTGCCACGTTTGATTTTTAGTTGTTTCTCGTTCAAGGAATGATGCGCGCATCGTATTTCTCCGTAGCGCACCATTAAGGCTTCGTTGTTGCCGAAGGCATCTTTCCCCAGTTGATGGAAGAGCCTGAAAACACAAAGGGCGCGAAGGCCACCAAGGGGTAAAGCGGTTAAAAATGAGCAGGGCGATTTTATCATTCTGGCTGTATAAATTGTCCGTTATTTAAGATATCCGGATAAAGCAGAGGTTTCTCAAAATTTTCTTATCGAGTGATGCGAACACGATGACACAGGCTTCGTCCATAGAGATTCAGGATTTTCCACTCTGGAAAAAACTGGAGGAAAAACGGGCTCTCTTTTCCTTTGATCTGGATCTTACCGCCCGCTGCAATCTGAACTGCCGACACTGCTACATCAATCTGCCGGCGGGCGACAGCGCGGCCAAAGCCAAAGAGCTCTCTCTGGAGGAGATCAGTCACATAGCGGATCAGGCTATGGAACTGGGCGCGTTGTGGTGCCTGCTCACCGGCGGCGAGCCGCTGCTGCGCCATGATTTCATCGATATCTATTTAATGCTTAAGCGCAAAGGGCTGCTGATCTCGCTGTTTACCAACGCCACCCTGGTTCGGCCGGAGCATATAGAACTCTTTCAGAAATATCCACCGCGCGATATCGAGGTGACCGTCTACGGAGCCTCAGCCGAGACCTATGAACGCGTCACTCGGCGGCCGGGCGCTTATGCGCACTTTGTCGCCGGCCTGGATGCGCTTTTCGCCGCCGGCATTCGCGTACGCCTCAAAGCCATGGCCCTGCGCTCCAACCTGGAGGACATGGAGGCCATCTCCGCATTCTGCCGCAGCCGCACCAAAGATTATTATCGTTTTGATCCGCAATTACACCTGCGCTACGACCGTGACCCGGTGCGCAACGCAGAGATCGAGGCGGAGAGGCTGACGCCGGAGGAGGTGGTGGCGCTGGAGCGAGCGGATACTGCGCGGTTCGGCTCGCTGCTAAAGGGCTGTGATGAGCTGATCAATGAGTCCTTTACCCATGTGGGCTGCGACCATCTTTTTCACTGCGGCGCAGGCAACGGCAGCTGCAGCATCGGCTATGACGGTACGTTTCGGTTGTGCCAGTCGCTGTGGGCGCCGGGGACCACGGTCAATTTGCGCGAGACGCCGTTGCGCGAGGCGTGGGAAAAGCTGGTGCCTGTGGTCCGGGATATGCGCTCACAGGATGAGCGATTTTTGAACTCCTGTCGAAAATGTCCAATCGTCAATTTGTGTCTGTGGTGTCCGGCGCACGCGCATCTGGAGACCGGCTGCATGGACGGCGAGACGCTGTTTTTCTGTCAAGTGGCGCATGCCCGCGCAAAAGCAATCGAGGGCGCAAGATCCGCTGAACCGCAATTGTAATATGTGCGACCGAGGTGTGAATCCCGCCGGTGCGTGTTCATACAAGACGACGTTGCAGGAGGCGGCTTCACGCCGATGGGGTGCGGTGGTGATGATGGTCGGGCGACGAACAAATCATGCCACCGCGAATGGATTCAAAACGGCGTTGTAGGAGGCGGCTTCACGCCGATGGGGTGCGGTGGTGATGATGGTCGGACGACGAACAAATCATGCCACCGCGAATGGATTCAAAACGGCGTTGTAGGAGGCGGCTCTGCCGCCGATGGATGGGTGTGGTGGAAAATAACCATGCCGCGACCCGCCGCCGACAGACCCGTCGCCGACAGAGTCGCCGACAGAGACAGAGTCGCCGACAGAGTCGGCTCCTACAGGGTGTTTCAAAAATGGTGGATATACACAAAGGGGTGTGGTGAAAAATAATGATATAACCGCGACCCGTCGCCGACAAGGCGTTTGACGAACGGTTTACATGAACGAAATCGTCCGCCGTTCGAATATCAATGCTGAAAATATGGGAAACCAATGAATTTTCGAATGGCCACTTTTCTACAGGATTCTTAGAATTCAAACCGCTGGAGCGATGAAAAAAGACGCTATTATACCTCTGATCCTTTTGTCTCTGTTTCTGCATGCCTCCATGCT
Coding sequences within:
- a CDS encoding type II toxin-antitoxin system PemK/MazF family toxin, giving the protein MARILRGDIVWANLDPVIGSEQSGTRPVLVISQDVFNERSGTVIALAITSQPQRAGFPLTFALSSTKLPKKSWVKISQIRTLSVERVKNKIDRIAPEELNDIIDGLTEIVGS
- a CDS encoding radical SAM protein, yielding MTQASSIEIQDFPLWKKLEEKRALFSFDLDLTARCNLNCRHCYINLPAGDSAAKAKELSLEEISHIADQAMELGALWCLLTGGEPLLRHDFIDIYLMLKRKGLLISLFTNATLVRPEHIELFQKYPPRDIEVTVYGASAETYERVTRRPGAYAHFVAGLDALFAAGIRVRLKAMALRSNLEDMEAISAFCRSRTKDYYRFDPQLHLRYDRDPVRNAEIEAERLTPEEVVALERADTARFGSLLKGCDELINESFTHVGCDHLFHCGAGNGSCSIGYDGTFRLCQSLWAPGTTVNLRETPLREAWEKLVPVVRDMRSQDERFLNSCRKCPIVNLCLWCPAHAHLETGCMDGETLFFCQVAHARAKAIEGARSAEPQL